A single window of Nasonia vitripennis strain AsymCx chromosome 4, Nvit_psr_1.1, whole genome shotgun sequence DNA harbors:
- the LOC100116601 gene encoding uncharacterized protein LOC100116601 isoform X4 has product MSFFACCFRRRNRRSDSSHQMLHDPPEISWENSLGAPNGVPFDDATKELLRGCLDVKMPTPATLTEIIKRSENFPVPFPVNSVRCCSLRDRGIGMDTLELNANSVYPLIHEAMLPVIAGWLKYKRVYGSAVERAMYKDMTLVPFVQRLLEKRAMQFYGADDRYCLIDGKSGSGGWENVGTEREKEPLVLSSCLSYDEIKLSATIIISSHTEFINDGSRENRGVVCDDPDSIQPRGVIMSVVGTRFEKPRVMEYQDVLVTHLQNNMDNGYGPAVEGTSEEKRGLRCVWSRFYGEDYHPLYDEAMRQVKSKENRRYISLTGQIIFDAENYMKRTLMSVETILLEANTRAEKQNTTAFLHVVGFGLGQLSRVWKIIHDQEIYFLKTFEIALKKMNKKLKYVSDIMFSYFRQQKCGGAGNGDYLGDIRIHFALREPQTKLFRSSDANKLLIVSYAADGNSYPGNEFWGNYLTASGDPAAACSTQISELHNPRINPRLCGASLHVASPEHGIVHIGDYAKLHLT; this is encoded by the exons ATGTCGTTTTTCGCTTGTTGCTTTCGAAGG CGCAACAGGCGATCGGACAGCAGCCACCAGATGCTCCACGATCCTCCGGAGATCTCGTGGGAGAACAGTCTGGGCGCCCCGAACGGCGTGCCCTTCGACGACGCGACGAAGGAGCTTCTGCGGGGCTGCCTCGACGTGAAGATGCCCACCCCGGCGACCCTCACCGAGATCATCAAGCGCAGCGAGAACTTCCCCGTGCCCTTTCCCGTCAACAGCGTCCGCTGCTGCTCCCTCAGGGACCGGGGCATCGGCATGGACACCCTCGAG CTGAACGCCAACTCGGTCTACCCGCTGATCCACGAGGCGATGCTGCCCGTCATAGCGGGCTGGCTCAAGTACAAGCGCGTCTACGGCAGCGCAGTCGAGCGAGCCATGTACAAGGACATGACGCTCGTGCCCTTCGTGCAGCGGCTGCTCGAGAAGCGAGCCATGCAGTTCTACGGCGCCGACGACCGCTACTGCCTCATCGACGGCAAATCCGGTTCCGGCGGCTGGGAGAACGTCGGCACCGAGCGCGAGAAGGAGCCGCTCGTGCTCTCCTCCTGCCTCTCCTACGACGAGATCAAGCTCTCCGCGACGATCATCATCTCCTCGCACACCGAGTTCATCAACGACGGCTCGCGCGAGAACAGGGGGGTCGTCTGCGACGACCCCGACTCCATACAGCCTCGCGGCGTCATCATGAGCGTCGTGGGCACGAG ATTCGAGAAGCCCCGGGTGATGGAGTACCAGGACGTCCTCGTGACCCACCTGCAGAACAACATGGACAATGG CTACGGGCCAGCGGTGGAGGGAACGAGCGAGGAGAAGCGCGGGCTGCGCTGCGTCTGGTCGCGTTTCTACGGCGAGGACTACCACCCGTTGTACGACGAGGCGATGCGTCAAGTCAAGTCGAAGGAGAACCGGCGCTACATCAGCCTCACCGGACAGATAATATTCGACGCGGAGAACTACATGAAGCGGACCCTCATGTCCGTCGAGACGATACTCCTCGAGGCGAACACTCGCGCCGAGAAGCAAAATACCACGGCCTTTTTGCACGTCGTGGGCTTCGGGCTAGGTCAGTTGTCCA GGGTCTGGAAGATCATCCACGACCAGGAGATCTACTTCCTCAAGACCTTCGAGATAGCCCTGAAGAAGATGAACAAGAAGCTCAAGTACGTCTCGGACATCATGTTCTCGTATTTCCGGCAGCAGAAGTGCGGCGGCGCCGGCAACGGCGATTACCTCGGAG ATATCAGGATCCACTTCGCTCTGAGGGAGCCGCAAACGAAGCTGTTCCGCTCCAGCGACGCCAACAAACTGTTGATCGTCAGCTACGCCGCCGACGGCAATTCCTACCCGG GTAACGAGTTCTGGGGCAACTACCTGACGGCGAGCGGCGATCCGGCGGCCGCCTGCAGCACTCAGATCTCGGAGCTTCACAATCCGAGGATCAACCCGCGACTGTGCGGCGCGAGCTTGCACGTCGCATCGCCCGAGCACGGCATCGTTCACATAGGCGACTACGCTAAGCTTCACCTCACGTAG
- the LOC100679414 gene encoding uncharacterized protein LOC100679414 yields the protein MPMLTYNNASCGTSENENGSPADSLLSGDGEDPGDSPETPRDTEEEATLSDDFYSHDTDDEDDQGRKRCRDRTNSNDGVSSSTNGLLESSPPSRVGGLGVRKLFTNSRERWRQQNVSGAFAELRKLVPTHPPDKKLSKNEILRSAIKYIRLLSRVLEWQKSQDRNGISTTAHDVRIKTEPQAQQHPPSHHHHSAVTTTIYQAKAAIACLKQENNNYSPRVNLPARISQSYPSESKSRTGQLLMITTPNLKNQTVANNATASSSVYVNGVCPSRMVNGKFTAPAKNGLAVVLGGKNQHVVTSSSSSNAVVVSNGCTPPKRMKTEARDEDEVSQSSGRDCSRATNNGGARKRLKITFGKDSERN from the exons ATG CCGATGCTGACGTACAACAACGCGAGTTGCGGAACGTCGGAGAACGAAAACGGTTCGCCGGCGGACTCTTTGCTCTCCGGCGATGGCGAGGATCCTGGCGATTCTCCGGAGACGCCGAGGGACACCGAGGAAGAGGCCACCTTGTCCGACGACTTTTACTCCCACGAcaccgacgacgaggacgatcAGGGAAGAAAGAGGTGTCGCGATCGGACGAATTCT AACGACGGAGTATCCTCCTCCACGAACGGTCTGCTGGAGTCGTCTCCGCCGTCGCGCGTCGGCGGCTTGGGAGTCAGGAAATTGTTCACCAACAGTCGCGAGAGGTGGCGACAACAGAACGTCAGCGGTGCCTTCGCAGAATTGAGGAAGCTCGTCCCAACACACCCTCCGGATAAGAAGCTGTCGAAAAACGAAATTCTCCGCAGCGCTATCAA ATACATACGCCTCCTGAGCCGAGTTCTGGAATGGCAGAAGAGTCAAGACCGCAACGGCATATCGACGACGGCACACGACGTTCGCATAAAAACCGAGCCTCAAGCACAGCAGCATCCTCCAAGCCACCATCACCACAGCGCCGTGACAACGACGATCTACCAAGCCAAAGCGGCCATAGCCTGTCTCAAGCAGGAGAACAACAACTACAGTCCGCGAGTGAACCTTCCCGCGCGAATATCCCAGTCGTATCCGTCCGAGAGCAAGAGCAGAACTGGACAGCTCCTGATGATCACGACTCCCAATCTCAAGAACCAGACGGTTGCCAATAACGCGACCGCGTCGTCCAGCGTCTACGTGAACGGCGTGTGTCCGAGCCGAATGGTCAACGGAAAGTTCACTGCTCCTGCGAAGAACGGACTCGCAGTGGTGCTCGGTGGTAAAAATCAGCACGTGGTCACCTCGAGCAGCTCGTCCAACGCTGTGGTGGTGAGCAACGGGTGCACTCCGCCGAAGAGAATGAAGACCGAGGCGAGGGACGAGGACGAGGTGTCGCAGAGTAGTGGTAGGGACTGCAGTAGAGCAACCAATAACGGCGGCGCGAGGAAGAGACTCAAGATAACGTTTGGCAAGGATTCCGAGAGGAATTGA
- the LOC100116601 gene encoding uncharacterized protein LOC100116601 isoform X3, with the protein MERRVEVRRHTEAGEVSRWIPLAKNSLRPYLPSKDHTLTYNRALGGVRSSADIDKLGSFGDKEADGSFLAECTRMIHGYYNPTAERSPRRRTFDVLDNRSDSISSSGKVKWLPIIARNSVTASSNYRSDSYIPLEEESLYRSTLVSSKQPSSGRSMSADVSYFRRDSSSRWNERCVNFGEQSRGLISYRWMPETGISMSRYIPSPLVHRRTSEGDRLAAKPLAGTRWMSYAKNPSPSPIQRKLSDRRSSGSEQPATVAESAEGATEEPAKSEEAKSARDEDRPAKREEVSGWQPVRKFADAGQQQKPGPQGEQDPSVPDDNRVKQRLRELYDFKTETEWPKRVRNPFRETLWISKSSSEEDKSQHFPLTHQLSNAVQQTSKLPEKKPEPLQKAHPVRRNSQDLEFNDRTPSTSGSIARPPTPSITIQHHRPKQQRSDSPLLQRQPSFTRRQLPERPTYRRESSSDQVFELTKVEDRQLRSFRERLRFSEDHCRTDEEKEAGSFTKVHERRFFSDDYENPSRRKISDSMLVLRANKRNSDSSFRSSRPSYAEIESVSSTGATRSSRTASDASYVSVGSSSVYNPQTTKRGSIEFRESGRRLDISHRRAMSQYEPRPRTMMSQMEGCRVSRTASHYEHRPRTPVPPPEIEDLYKDFRVPGKSSGGFPSRQRRNSTRYKVYLT; encoded by the exons ATGGAGCGCCGGGTGGAGGTGCGTCGGCACACCGAAGCCGGCGAGGTCTCCCGCTGGATACCGCTGGCGAAGAACTCGCTGCGGCCGTACCTGCCGAGCAAGGACCACACGCTGACCTACAATCGAGCCCTCGGCGGCGTCAGGAGCAGCGCCGACATCGACAAGCTCGGCAGCTTCGGGGATAAGGAAGCTGACGGCAGCTTTCTCGCTGAATGTACGAGAATGA TACACGGCTACTACAACCCGACGGCCGAGCGCTCGCCCAGGCGACGGACCTTCGACGTCCTGGACAACCGGAGCGACTCGATCAGCAGCTCCGGCAAGGTCAAGTGGCTGCCCATAATCGCCCGCAACAGCGTCACCGCGAGCAGCAACTACCGCTCGGACTCGTACATCCCCCTGGAGGAGGAGAGCCTCTACCGCTCGACTCTAGTGAGCAGCAAGCAGCCGTCGAGCGGCCGCAGCATGAGCGCGGACGTGAGCTACTTCCGGCGCGACTCGAGCTCCCGCTGGAACGAGCGCTGCGTCAACTTCGGCGAGCAGAGCCGCGGCCTGATATCCTACCGCTGGATGCCCGAGACCGGCATCTCCATGTCGCGCTACATACCCTCGCCGCTGGTCCACCGGCGCACCAGCGAAGGCGACAGGCTGGCGGCCAAACCGCTGGCCGGCACCCGCTGGATGAGCTACGCCAAGAACCCCTCGCCCAGTCCCATCCAGAGGAAGCTCTCGGACAGACGGTCCTCCGGATCCGAGCAGCCCGCCACCGTGGCCGAGTCGGCCGAGGGAGCGACAGAAGAGCCGGCCAAGAGCGAGGAGGCCAAGAGCGCGAGGGACGAGGACAGGCCGGCCAAGCGGGAGGAGGTGTCCGGCTGGCAGCCGGTGCGGAAGTTCGCCGACGCGGGACAGCAGCAGAAGCCCGGCCCACAAG GCGAGCAAGATCCCTCAGTACCGGACGACAACCGTGTGAAGCAGCGTCTGCGCGAGCTCTACgacttcaagacggagaccgAGTGGCCGAAGCGAGTCCGAAACCCGTTCCGCGAGACTCTATGGATCAGCAAGAGCAGCAGCGAGGAGGACAAGTCTCAGCACTTCCCTCTCACCCATCAACTCTCGAATGCCGTACAGCAGACCAGTAAGCTGCCGGAGAAGAAGCCGGAGCCCCTGCAGAAAGCGCATCCGGTTCGTCGCAACAGTCAGGACCTCGAGTTCAACGATCGCACGCCGAGCACCAGTGGCAGCATCGCCAGACCGCCGACGCCCAGCATAACCATCCAACATCACCGACCGAAGCAGCAACGCAGCGACAGTCCTCTGCTCCAGCGTCAGCCGAGCTTCACACGAAGGCAACTCCCCGAGAGACCAACCTACAGGCGAGAGTCCAGTAGCGACCAGGTCTTCGAGCTCACCAAGGTCGAGGACCGGCAACTCCGCAGCTTCCGCGAACGACTACGATTCAGCGAGGACCACTGCAGGACCGACGAGGAAAAGGAGGCCGGCAGCTTCACCAAGGTGCACGAGCGTCGTTTCTTCTCGGACGACTACGAGAATCCGAGTCGACGCAAGATCAGCGACAGCATGCTCGTACTGCGCGCGAACAAACGCAACTCCGACTCGAGCTTCAGGTCCAGCCGACCGAGTTACGCGGAGATCGAGTCGGTCTCCAGTACCGGGGCGACGAGAAGCTCGAGGACGGCCAGCGACGCTAGTTACGTGAGCGTCGGCTCGTCCTCCGTCTATAACCCCCAGACCACCAAGAGAGGAAGCATCGAGTTCAGGGAGAGCGGCAGGAGGCTGGATATTTCGCACCGCAGGGCCATGAGTCAGTACGAGCCTAGGCCCAGAACGATGATGAGCCAGATGGAGGGCTGCAGAGTCAGCAGGACTGCGAGTCACTACGAGCACAGACCCAGAACGCCGGTACCACCGCCGGAGATCGAAGATCTCTACAAGGATTTCAGGGTGCCTGGAAAGAGCAGTGGGGGATTCCCGTCGAGACAGAGGAGGAACAGCACGAGGTATAAAGTTTATCTTACCTAG
- the LOC100116601 gene encoding uncharacterized protein LOC100116601 isoform X1 gives MERRVEVRRHTEAGEVSRWIPLAKNSLRPYLPSKDHTLTYNRALGGVRSSADIDKLGSFGDKEADGSFLAECTRMIHGYYNPTAERSPRRRTFDVLDNRSDSISSSGKVKWLPIIARNSVTASSNYRSDSYIPLEEESLYRSTLVSSKQPSSGRSMSADVSYFRRDSSSRWNERCVNFGEQSRGLISYRWMPETGISMSRYIPSPLVHRRTSEGDRLAAKPLAGTRWMSYAKNPSPSPIQRKLSDRRSSGSEQPATVAESAEGATEEPAKSEEAKSARDEDRPAKREEVSGWQPVRKFADAGQQQKPGPQARSTSGEQDPSVPDDNRVKQRLRELYDFKTETEWPKRVRNPFRETLWISKSSSEEDKSQHFPLTHQLSNAVQQTSKLPEKKPEPLQKAHPVRRNSQDLEFNDRTPSTSGSIARPPTPSITIQHHRPKQQRSDSPLLQRQPSFTRRQLPERPTYRRESSSDQVFELTKVEDRQLRSFRERLRFSEDHCRTDEEKEAGSFTKVHERRFFSDDYENPSRRKISDSMLVLRANKRNSDSSFRSSRPSYAEIESVSSTGATRSSRTASDASYVSVGSSSVYNPQTTKRGSIEFRESGRRLDISHRRAMSQYEPRPRTMMSQMEGCRVSRTASHYEHRPRTPVPPPEIEDLYKDFRVPGKSSGGFPSRQRRNSTRYKVYLT, from the exons ATGGAGCGCCGGGTGGAGGTGCGTCGGCACACCGAAGCCGGCGAGGTCTCCCGCTGGATACCGCTGGCGAAGAACTCGCTGCGGCCGTACCTGCCGAGCAAGGACCACACGCTGACCTACAATCGAGCCCTCGGCGGCGTCAGGAGCAGCGCCGACATCGACAAGCTCGGCAGCTTCGGGGATAAGGAAGCTGACGGCAGCTTTCTCGCTGAATGTACGAGAATGA TACACGGCTACTACAACCCGACGGCCGAGCGCTCGCCCAGGCGACGGACCTTCGACGTCCTGGACAACCGGAGCGACTCGATCAGCAGCTCCGGCAAGGTCAAGTGGCTGCCCATAATCGCCCGCAACAGCGTCACCGCGAGCAGCAACTACCGCTCGGACTCGTACATCCCCCTGGAGGAGGAGAGCCTCTACCGCTCGACTCTAGTGAGCAGCAAGCAGCCGTCGAGCGGCCGCAGCATGAGCGCGGACGTGAGCTACTTCCGGCGCGACTCGAGCTCCCGCTGGAACGAGCGCTGCGTCAACTTCGGCGAGCAGAGCCGCGGCCTGATATCCTACCGCTGGATGCCCGAGACCGGCATCTCCATGTCGCGCTACATACCCTCGCCGCTGGTCCACCGGCGCACCAGCGAAGGCGACAGGCTGGCGGCCAAACCGCTGGCCGGCACCCGCTGGATGAGCTACGCCAAGAACCCCTCGCCCAGTCCCATCCAGAGGAAGCTCTCGGACAGACGGTCCTCCGGATCCGAGCAGCCCGCCACCGTGGCCGAGTCGGCCGAGGGAGCGACAGAAGAGCCGGCCAAGAGCGAGGAGGCCAAGAGCGCGAGGGACGAGGACAGGCCGGCCAAGCGGGAGGAGGTGTCCGGCTGGCAGCCGGTGCGGAAGTTCGCCGACGCGGGACAGCAGCAGAAGCCCGGCCCACAAG CTCGCTCGACTTCAGGCGAGCAAGATCCCTCAGTACCGGACGACAACCGTGTGAAGCAGCGTCTGCGCGAGCTCTACgacttcaagacggagaccgAGTGGCCGAAGCGAGTCCGAAACCCGTTCCGCGAGACTCTATGGATCAGCAAGAGCAGCAGCGAGGAGGACAAGTCTCAGCACTTCCCTCTCACCCATCAACTCTCGAATGCCGTACAGCAGACCAGTAAGCTGCCGGAGAAGAAGCCGGAGCCCCTGCAGAAAGCGCATCCGGTTCGTCGCAACAGTCAGGACCTCGAGTTCAACGATCGCACGCCGAGCACCAGTGGCAGCATCGCCAGACCGCCGACGCCCAGCATAACCATCCAACATCACCGACCGAAGCAGCAACGCAGCGACAGTCCTCTGCTCCAGCGTCAGCCGAGCTTCACACGAAGGCAACTCCCCGAGAGACCAACCTACAGGCGAGAGTCCAGTAGCGACCAGGTCTTCGAGCTCACCAAGGTCGAGGACCGGCAACTCCGCAGCTTCCGCGAACGACTACGATTCAGCGAGGACCACTGCAGGACCGACGAGGAAAAGGAGGCCGGCAGCTTCACCAAGGTGCACGAGCGTCGTTTCTTCTCGGACGACTACGAGAATCCGAGTCGACGCAAGATCAGCGACAGCATGCTCGTACTGCGCGCGAACAAACGCAACTCCGACTCGAGCTTCAGGTCCAGCCGACCGAGTTACGCGGAGATCGAGTCGGTCTCCAGTACCGGGGCGACGAGAAGCTCGAGGACGGCCAGCGACGCTAGTTACGTGAGCGTCGGCTCGTCCTCCGTCTATAACCCCCAGACCACCAAGAGAGGAAGCATCGAGTTCAGGGAGAGCGGCAGGAGGCTGGATATTTCGCACCGCAGGGCCATGAGTCAGTACGAGCCTAGGCCCAGAACGATGATGAGCCAGATGGAGGGCTGCAGAGTCAGCAGGACTGCGAGTCACTACGAGCACAGACCCAGAACGCCGGTACCACCGCCGGAGATCGAAGATCTCTACAAGGATTTCAGGGTGCCTGGAAAGAGCAGTGGGGGATTCCCGTCGAGACAGAGGAGGAACAGCACGAGGTATAAAGTTTATCTTACCTAG
- the LOC100116601 gene encoding uncharacterized protein LOC100116601 isoform X5, translating to MLHDPPEISWENSLGAPNGVPFDDATKELLRGCLDVKMPTPATLTEIIKRSENFPVPFPVNSVRCCSLRDRGIGMDTLELNANSVYPLIHEAMLPVIAGWLKYKRVYGSAVERAMYKDMTLVPFVQRLLEKRAMQFYGADDRYCLIDGKSGSGGWENVGTEREKEPLVLSSCLSYDEIKLSATIIISSHTEFINDGSRENRGVVCDDPDSIQPRGVIMSVVGTRFEKPRVMEYQDVLVTHLQNNMDNGYGPAVEGTSEEKRGLRCVWSRFYGEDYHPLYDEAMRQVKSKENRRYISLTGQIIFDAENYMKRTLMSVETILLEANTRAEKQNTTAFLHVVGFGLGQLSRVWKIIHDQEIYFLKTFEIALKKMNKKLKYVSDIMFSYFRQQKCGGAGNGDYLGDIRIHFALREPQTKLFRSSDANKLLIVSYAADGNSYPGNEFWGNYLTASGDPAAACSTQISELHNPRINPRLCGASLHVASPEHGIVHIGDYAKLHLT from the exons ATGCTCCACGATCCTCCGGAGATCTCGTGGGAGAACAGTCTGGGCGCCCCGAACGGCGTGCCCTTCGACGACGCGACGAAGGAGCTTCTGCGGGGCTGCCTCGACGTGAAGATGCCCACCCCGGCGACCCTCACCGAGATCATCAAGCGCAGCGAGAACTTCCCCGTGCCCTTTCCCGTCAACAGCGTCCGCTGCTGCTCCCTCAGGGACCGGGGCATCGGCATGGACACCCTCGAG CTGAACGCCAACTCGGTCTACCCGCTGATCCACGAGGCGATGCTGCCCGTCATAGCGGGCTGGCTCAAGTACAAGCGCGTCTACGGCAGCGCAGTCGAGCGAGCCATGTACAAGGACATGACGCTCGTGCCCTTCGTGCAGCGGCTGCTCGAGAAGCGAGCCATGCAGTTCTACGGCGCCGACGACCGCTACTGCCTCATCGACGGCAAATCCGGTTCCGGCGGCTGGGAGAACGTCGGCACCGAGCGCGAGAAGGAGCCGCTCGTGCTCTCCTCCTGCCTCTCCTACGACGAGATCAAGCTCTCCGCGACGATCATCATCTCCTCGCACACCGAGTTCATCAACGACGGCTCGCGCGAGAACAGGGGGGTCGTCTGCGACGACCCCGACTCCATACAGCCTCGCGGCGTCATCATGAGCGTCGTGGGCACGAG ATTCGAGAAGCCCCGGGTGATGGAGTACCAGGACGTCCTCGTGACCCACCTGCAGAACAACATGGACAATGG CTACGGGCCAGCGGTGGAGGGAACGAGCGAGGAGAAGCGCGGGCTGCGCTGCGTCTGGTCGCGTTTCTACGGCGAGGACTACCACCCGTTGTACGACGAGGCGATGCGTCAAGTCAAGTCGAAGGAGAACCGGCGCTACATCAGCCTCACCGGACAGATAATATTCGACGCGGAGAACTACATGAAGCGGACCCTCATGTCCGTCGAGACGATACTCCTCGAGGCGAACACTCGCGCCGAGAAGCAAAATACCACGGCCTTTTTGCACGTCGTGGGCTTCGGGCTAGGTCAGTTGTCCA GGGTCTGGAAGATCATCCACGACCAGGAGATCTACTTCCTCAAGACCTTCGAGATAGCCCTGAAGAAGATGAACAAGAAGCTCAAGTACGTCTCGGACATCATGTTCTCGTATTTCCGGCAGCAGAAGTGCGGCGGCGCCGGCAACGGCGATTACCTCGGAG ATATCAGGATCCACTTCGCTCTGAGGGAGCCGCAAACGAAGCTGTTCCGCTCCAGCGACGCCAACAAACTGTTGATCGTCAGCTACGCCGCCGACGGCAATTCCTACCCGG GTAACGAGTTCTGGGGCAACTACCTGACGGCGAGCGGCGATCCGGCGGCCGCCTGCAGCACTCAGATCTCGGAGCTTCACAATCCGAGGATCAACCCGCGACTGTGCGGCGCGAGCTTGCACGTCGCATCGCCCGAGCACGGCATCGTTCACATAGGCGACTACGCTAAGCTTCACCTCACGTAG
- the LOC100116601 gene encoding uncharacterized protein LOC100116601 isoform X2: MERRVEVRRHTEAGEVSRWIPLAKNSLRPYLPSKDHTLTYNRALGGVRSSADIDKLGSFGDKEADGSFLAELHGYYNPTAERSPRRRTFDVLDNRSDSISSSGKVKWLPIIARNSVTASSNYRSDSYIPLEEESLYRSTLVSSKQPSSGRSMSADVSYFRRDSSSRWNERCVNFGEQSRGLISYRWMPETGISMSRYIPSPLVHRRTSEGDRLAAKPLAGTRWMSYAKNPSPSPIQRKLSDRRSSGSEQPATVAESAEGATEEPAKSEEAKSARDEDRPAKREEVSGWQPVRKFADAGQQQKPGPQARSTSGEQDPSVPDDNRVKQRLRELYDFKTETEWPKRVRNPFRETLWISKSSSEEDKSQHFPLTHQLSNAVQQTSKLPEKKPEPLQKAHPVRRNSQDLEFNDRTPSTSGSIARPPTPSITIQHHRPKQQRSDSPLLQRQPSFTRRQLPERPTYRRESSSDQVFELTKVEDRQLRSFRERLRFSEDHCRTDEEKEAGSFTKVHERRFFSDDYENPSRRKISDSMLVLRANKRNSDSSFRSSRPSYAEIESVSSTGATRSSRTASDASYVSVGSSSVYNPQTTKRGSIEFRESGRRLDISHRRAMSQYEPRPRTMMSQMEGCRVSRTASHYEHRPRTPVPPPEIEDLYKDFRVPGKSSGGFPSRQRRNSTRYKVYLT, translated from the exons ATGGAGCGCCGGGTGGAGGTGCGTCGGCACACCGAAGCCGGCGAGGTCTCCCGCTGGATACCGCTGGCGAAGAACTCGCTGCGGCCGTACCTGCCGAGCAAGGACCACACGCTGACCTACAATCGAGCCCTCGGCGGCGTCAGGAGCAGCGCCGACATCGACAAGCTCGGCAGCTTCGGGGATAAGGAAGCTGACGGCAGCTTTCTCGCTGAAT TACACGGCTACTACAACCCGACGGCCGAGCGCTCGCCCAGGCGACGGACCTTCGACGTCCTGGACAACCGGAGCGACTCGATCAGCAGCTCCGGCAAGGTCAAGTGGCTGCCCATAATCGCCCGCAACAGCGTCACCGCGAGCAGCAACTACCGCTCGGACTCGTACATCCCCCTGGAGGAGGAGAGCCTCTACCGCTCGACTCTAGTGAGCAGCAAGCAGCCGTCGAGCGGCCGCAGCATGAGCGCGGACGTGAGCTACTTCCGGCGCGACTCGAGCTCCCGCTGGAACGAGCGCTGCGTCAACTTCGGCGAGCAGAGCCGCGGCCTGATATCCTACCGCTGGATGCCCGAGACCGGCATCTCCATGTCGCGCTACATACCCTCGCCGCTGGTCCACCGGCGCACCAGCGAAGGCGACAGGCTGGCGGCCAAACCGCTGGCCGGCACCCGCTGGATGAGCTACGCCAAGAACCCCTCGCCCAGTCCCATCCAGAGGAAGCTCTCGGACAGACGGTCCTCCGGATCCGAGCAGCCCGCCACCGTGGCCGAGTCGGCCGAGGGAGCGACAGAAGAGCCGGCCAAGAGCGAGGAGGCCAAGAGCGCGAGGGACGAGGACAGGCCGGCCAAGCGGGAGGAGGTGTCCGGCTGGCAGCCGGTGCGGAAGTTCGCCGACGCGGGACAGCAGCAGAAGCCCGGCCCACAAG CTCGCTCGACTTCAGGCGAGCAAGATCCCTCAGTACCGGACGACAACCGTGTGAAGCAGCGTCTGCGCGAGCTCTACgacttcaagacggagaccgAGTGGCCGAAGCGAGTCCGAAACCCGTTCCGCGAGACTCTATGGATCAGCAAGAGCAGCAGCGAGGAGGACAAGTCTCAGCACTTCCCTCTCACCCATCAACTCTCGAATGCCGTACAGCAGACCAGTAAGCTGCCGGAGAAGAAGCCGGAGCCCCTGCAGAAAGCGCATCCGGTTCGTCGCAACAGTCAGGACCTCGAGTTCAACGATCGCACGCCGAGCACCAGTGGCAGCATCGCCAGACCGCCGACGCCCAGCATAACCATCCAACATCACCGACCGAAGCAGCAACGCAGCGACAGTCCTCTGCTCCAGCGTCAGCCGAGCTTCACACGAAGGCAACTCCCCGAGAGACCAACCTACAGGCGAGAGTCCAGTAGCGACCAGGTCTTCGAGCTCACCAAGGTCGAGGACCGGCAACTCCGCAGCTTCCGCGAACGACTACGATTCAGCGAGGACCACTGCAGGACCGACGAGGAAAAGGAGGCCGGCAGCTTCACCAAGGTGCACGAGCGTCGTTTCTTCTCGGACGACTACGAGAATCCGAGTCGACGCAAGATCAGCGACAGCATGCTCGTACTGCGCGCGAACAAACGCAACTCCGACTCGAGCTTCAGGTCCAGCCGACCGAGTTACGCGGAGATCGAGTCGGTCTCCAGTACCGGGGCGACGAGAAGCTCGAGGACGGCCAGCGACGCTAGTTACGTGAGCGTCGGCTCGTCCTCCGTCTATAACCCCCAGACCACCAAGAGAGGAAGCATCGAGTTCAGGGAGAGCGGCAGGAGGCTGGATATTTCGCACCGCAGGGCCATGAGTCAGTACGAGCCTAGGCCCAGAACGATGATGAGCCAGATGGAGGGCTGCAGAGTCAGCAGGACTGCGAGTCACTACGAGCACAGACCCAGAACGCCGGTACCACCGCCGGAGATCGAAGATCTCTACAAGGATTTCAGGGTGCCTGGAAAGAGCAGTGGGGGATTCCCGTCGAGACAGAGGAGGAACAGCACGAGGTATAAAGTTTATCTTACCTAG